One genomic segment of Huiozyma naganishii CBS 8797 chromosome 8, complete genome includes these proteins:
- the POL12 gene encoding DNA-directed DNA polymerase alpha subunit POL12 (similar to Saccharomyces cerevisiae POL12 (YBL035C); ancestral locus Anc_3.322): MVQGDNLIVSKFGVEAAKPEIKSLLENLSSIYAITLEDLYIKWEQFSINQKHETSTELNLKNLDEFKQFLQAQMEKHAASVENVLSRSIKTGNTSLPSIKKPKQIRGITSGSSLFGFNVPKTPQTNKKQKVDFSADGSSSKLHFIKTEGETSVSDIEIKSEDNSKNLGSNTGTPLAHKVKSGDVPGRIIDSLNPENIEIAVGINTEEPSSEVKIQPYYDPSKYKFRIMRQNLVESSEVLNEQIEIFTKLVQAHLKLTDSDFGDPTIQSQNVIYAVGRIVPDSPSAEGFLNEQSLSLETSRLNGIGRRIRLKLDNISDTSLFVGQIVALKGSNANGEAFLVEDILDMPYPDAPVSTEEDINLYKNSLKGESAKIVVTAGPYFPDNSLDISYLSDFVERVNNESKPHIVIMYGPFIDVTNSMIMEGRIPTFPHLKVQPRTLDELFTRLVLPILKNINPKIQVILIPSTRDVSSNHSSYPQDSFDRKGLQLPKNFKCFTNPSTFQLNETFFGCSNADIFKDMKEILKGGDISMRNRFDRIAEHMLQQRRFYPVFPGSLRSITVPAKNENSKKIHKHISGVDLEVSYLGLTEFVGNFAPDVIMVPSDMSPFARVVKNVVFINPGKFVKARGARGTHAQISICCPNLEDRKLTKLENDEVLYLHNVWKRSRVDIVGN; this comes from the coding sequence ATGGTACAAGGAGACAACTTGATTGTCTCAAAATTTGGCGTCGAAGCAGCGAAACCAGAGATCAAGTCACTGTTAGAGAATCTCTCTAGCATATATGCGATCACTTTGGAAGATCTCTACATTAAATGGGAACAGTTTTCAATTAACCAGAAACACGAAACCTCGACAGAactgaacttgaagaacctAGATGAattcaaacagtttttgCAAGCACAAATGGAAAAGCACGCTGCTAGtgttgaaaatgttttATCTAGGAGCATAAAGACTGGCAACACTTCTTTGCCCAGTATCAAAAAACCTAAACAGATTAGAGGTATTACTTCCGGGTCTTCATTATTTGGTTTCAATGTGCCAAAGACTCCACAAACGAACAAGAAGCAGAAAGTTGACTTCTCTGCCGATGGTAGTAGTTCAAAGCTACATTTTATCAAAACAGAAGGTGAAACTTCTGTATCAGATATTGAGATCAAGAGCGAAGATAATTCGAAAAACCTAGGTTCAAATACGGGCACCCCTCTTGCACACAAGGTAAAGTCAGGCGACGTTCCAGGCAGAATAATTGACTCATTAAATCCTGAAAACATTGAAATTGCCGTTGGAATCAATACAGAGGAACCAAGCTCTGAAGTAAAAATTCAGCCTTATTATGATCCATCTAAGTACAAATTCAGAATTATGAGACAGAACTTAGTTGAATCTTCCGAAGTTCTAAACGAACAGATTGAAATTTTTACAAAGTTGGTCCAAGCCCACCTGAAACTGACGGATTCTGATTTCGGTGATCCAACGATACAGTCCCAAAATGTTATCTACGCCGTGGGAAGGATCGTTCCCGATTCTCCTTCCGCAGAGGGGTTTCTAAACGAACAGTCCTTGTCCTTGGAGACGTCGAGGCTGAACGGGATCGGTAGAAGAATCAGATTGAAGCTTGATAATATATCTGATACATCGCTTTTTGTTGGCCAAATTGTTGCGCTGAAGGGTAGTAATGCTAACGGTGAAGCTTTTTTGGTGGAGGATATCCTAGATATGCCATACCCAGATGCACCTGTGTCGACTGAAGAGGATATCAATCTTTACAAAAACAGTCTGAAGGGAGAGTCCGCCAAAATTGTGGTCACTGCAGGCCCATATTTTCCCGATAACAGTCTGGACATATCTTACTTGTCTGATTTTGTGGAAAGGGTGAACAATGAAAGTAAGCCTCATATCGTGATAATGTACGGCCCCTTTATTGATGTTACAAACTCAATGATCATGGAAGGGAGAATTCCTACCTTTCCTCATTTGAAAGTTCAACCGAGAACATTAGACGAACTATTTACAAGATTGGTGTTGCCAATTCTGAAGAATATCAATCCTAAAATACAGGTGATTCTAATCCCATCGACGAGAGATGTCTCATCTAATCACAGTTCATACCCTCAAGACTCCTTCGATCGAAAAGGTTTGCAACTACCCAAAAATTTTAAGTGCTTTACGAATCCAAGCACGTTTCAACTAAATGAAACGTTCTTCGGTTGTTCCAATGCCGACATATTCAAAGACATGAAAGAAATATTGAAAGGTGGTGATATATCAATGCGGAACAGATTCGACAGAATCGCCGAACACATGCTACAACAACGCCGTTTCTATCCAGTATTTCCAGGATCTCTGAGAAGTATTACCGTTCCTGCGAAGAATgaaaacagcaagaaaataCACAAACACATATCGGGTGTAGACCTGGAAGTTTCCTATCTAGGTTTAACTGAATTCGTAGGGAACTTCGCACCAGATGTTATTATGGTACCTAGCGACATGAGCCCCTTTGCTAGGGTGGTTAAGAATGTCGTTTTTATCAACCCTGGAAAATTTGTCAAGGCCAGAGGTGCCCGTGGTACACACGCGCAGATCTCTATATGCTGCCCGAATCTGGAAGATAGAAAATTAACCAAATTGGAAAATGACGAGGTTCTTTACTTGCACAACGTGTGGAAACGGTCTAGGGTGGATATAGTTGGTAATTGA
- the STU1 gene encoding Stu1p (similar to Saccharomyces cerevisiae STU1 (YBL034C); ancestral locus Anc_3.321): protein MSLASATGGANPKRFDSLYSTIVDPNVPISEKLQLLNRFKGHVKKEFVDVQSTPSYFKALLYVYPHFQDSVEMITFSHSALCYLIKRVAYQSPNTIQNNKKLIYDLLSYFIDVLNRMEKMYPHLEKKTWFLSNKAIETMYLVVPLYVEDCVANLFTQLLKTSMPKLKFLLLIIDDLTGINLQGNSNGNSATFLKLFIPNFLTLLKDNSLDVTRYRNIVELIKDLLTKYVDADTLDHFTKQLKGDNIKALFDGTVGEQKQEGEVDAVSQQTAGRPQSQNIFDLDMELHLVLNEYKSPQVSSLNSTPNTQGKKPSTSMANLTFEITQLLVPFHSSKETEQNWRQRQANITTLREKISSNNNLILANAEAFVSALKDCNFIEKISKAVLSLRTSLSVNGCQLLKDLFQILGDHMTITLIDQCFLILKPLLSSTKKISSSMAFHCFVTLFVHINEFHNKLFQNAFMLINEKTVNPRNSSAIFLRIFILKFNGTKHIENNLLYIEEWLKKGLADAQTVVRESMRSTFWYFYKCYPQEGKSIINKLTTVQTRKSLESSIPVHLNIEYTKTNFGQMSSNNSRRSSLLGNHFQSNGPNATTGKNKRMFPSYAQPTQASQKINGQNLRSTSDNIGNTSNETNVLKKSKTNGGNAMSTRKVSAPPVIKQQSIWREDANNNQFDLTDELKSPTDNSLIKKYLHDEKNKDVFSDLQSHLSHIENLLQQDPTNTHDALKQLSTVFDSQTECRVNITALVPGIRKLMLKNPHQFAELAGAANFLRSIPLAYSIELSAILGLAPNIILSNFQGNNSTELTSTICDIFSSLTSINASQNDSLFYMKYRDTIFNFTMETLSGLLSGFNAFGFNLPIPEYENLLAKTFLIYGSEFNTKLYFDLLFDLYQYKKDSFEKMLMNLNLVSQRLKIYQEIHSRDPNFQLPNHSDTIKLDSDDGFEIKKSMEMTMVNPFNETRSLSNGSVVHNFDNVDINENTTEAKLSGMTRVISVYQDTGTNKEAVSPVKEESEEEEVKTTPPKIDLSGIFNKNKQIKQEGDGEVPGEEMDHTVKFSLAPPQVINDELAKENQGYVTETKKSPNVKSPNPTMPSILTESNQNSEPFIKKENEKMDIPHFTDCPPGVSRMLALIPYDSLSSYLHFSLLVGSLHHASMSPLEKINIQFSHLQKAIGRIRNGSFTPKHLTYLVEPFLSHTASSEQFVQWLEKGSGYTTLLEICLVLLKSTDETVQIPTNMISKTILLAQCLFYMRNELKTNDYASLHLLDQIWEQLCSITDKVANHDNEIHTLLVETRRLLANVGYFDLGAITKILGQLNFASSNLKDKFNKNESFATDPKSGARETFLLGAIVDILSMRESLVDSKNYLSQLSDIVQAMVYFVSAQSTEWRHESCKVLARVYKLSCMQSEIKSGDISTIFSPLDKQTYDLIRFMESRN from the coding sequence ATGTCATTGGCATCCGCTACAGGAGGGGCTAACCCGAAAAGATTTGATTCACTGTACAGTACGATAGTGGACCCTAATGTACCCATTTCAGAGAAATTGCAGTTGCTGAATAGATTCAAAGGCCACGTTAAGAAAGAGTTTGTAGACGTGCAGTCAACGCCGTCATACTTCAAGGCGCTTCTGTACGTTTATCCTCATTTCCAAGATTCGGTCGAAATGATCACTTTCTCGCATTCTGCATTGTGCTATCTCATCAAAAGAGTGGCATACCAATCCCCTAACACCAtccaaaacaacaaaaaactgATATACGATCTTCTGAGTTACTTTATAGACGTGCTCAATAGGATGGAAAAGATGTACCCTCACTTAGAAAAAAAGACTTGGTTTTTGTCAAATAAAGCGATAGAAACAATGTATCTGGTCGTGCCCCTGTACGTCGAAGATTGCGTGGCTAATCTGTTCACACAGTTATTGAAGACATCGATGCCCAAACTGAAGTTTCTGCTGCTAATCATTGACGATCTGACAGGGATAAATTTACAGGGGAATTCAAACGGTAACTCAGCGACGTTTCTCAAACTGTTTATACCGAACTTCCTTACTTTACTAAAAGACAACAGCTTGGATGTTACGCGATATAGAAACATAGTAGAATTGATAAAGGATCTGCTGACAAAATATGTTGACGCAGATACACTCGACCATTTCACGAAACAGCTAAAGGGAGACAATATAAAAGCGCTTTTCGATGGAACTGTAGGAGAACAGAAGCAGGAGGGAGAAGTGGATGCGGTGTCACAGCAGACTGCGGGGAGACCACAATCTCAAAACATTTTCGACCTGGATATGGAGTTGCATTTGGTTTTGAACGAGTACAAGTCGCCACAGGTTTCAAGTCTGAATAGCACACCGAACACACAGGGCAAGAAGCCAAGCACCTCAATGGCAAATCTAACTTTTGAAATAACACAGCTGCTAGTACCATTCCATTCCTCAAAGGAGACGGAACAAAATTGGCGACAGCGACAAGCCAACATTACAACCCTCAGGGAAAAAATATCCTCAAACAATAATTTGATTCTAGCGAACGCAGAGGCATTCGTCTCAGCATTGAAGGATTGCAATTTCATCGAAAAGATTTCCAAGGCAGTGTTGTCCTTGAGAACGTCACTCTCCGTAAACGGTTGTCAACTATTGAAGGATTTGTTCCAAATATTAGGAGACCACATGACCATCACATTGATTGACCAATGCTTCCTGATCCTTAAGCCTCTGTTATCAtccaccaaaaaaatctCATCTTCTATGGCCTTCCACTGTTTCGTCACGCTTTTCGTCCATATCAACGAGTTCCATAACAAACTATTCCAAAATGCATTCATGCTGATTAATGAGAAGACTGTAAACCCTAGGAACTCCTCAGCAATATTCTTGAGAATATTCATTCTCAAATTCAATGGGACAAAACATATAGAAAACAACCTGCTTTACATCGAGGAGTGGTTAAAGAAGGGTTTAGCTGACGCTCAAACGGTAGTAAGAGAATCAATGAGATCCACATTTTGGTATTTCTATAAATGCTACCCTCAAGAGGGGAAGTCCATTATAAACAAACTgacaactgttcaaacgAGGAAGTCTCTGGAAAGCTCTATACCGGTACACTTGAATATCGAATACACAAAGACAAATTTCGGTCAGATGTCATCAAACAATTCCAGAAGGTCAAGCTTATTGGGAAATCACTTCCAATCGAACGGGCCCAATGCGACGACAgggaaaaataaaagaatGTTCCCAAGCTATGCACAGCCTACTCAGGCttctcaaaaaataaatggCCAAAACTTAAGATCAACTAGTGACAATATTGGCAACACGAGTAACGAAAcaaatgttttgaaaaaatcaaagacCAATGGAGGCAACGCAATGTCCACTAGGAAAGTTAGTGCGCCGCCAGTCATAAAGCAGCAGAGTATCTGGCGCGAGGATGCAAACAACAACCAGTTTGATCTCACAGACGAGCTTAAAAGCCCAACAGATAACTCGCTTATTAAAAAATATTTGCATGACgagaaaaacaaagacGTCTTCTCGGACTTACAGAGCCATCTGTCACATATTGAAAACCTTCTTCAGCAAGATCCGACCAATACACATGATGCATTGAAACAACTCTCAACAGTATTCGACAGTCAAACAGAATGCAGGGTCAATATTACGGCACTGGTACCTGGTATCCGTAAGCTCATGCTGAAAAATCCTCATCAATTTGCGGAACTGGCAGGAGCTGCAAACTTTCTTCGTTCCATTCCTTTGGCATATTCAATCGAATTATCTGCTATTCTTGGTTTGGCACCAAATATTATTTTGAGTAACTTCCAGGGCAACAACTCAACTGAACTCACTAGCACTATTTGCGACATATTCAGCTCTCTAACGTCGATTAACGCTTCTCAAAACGACTCCTTGTTTTACATGAAGTACAGAGATAcaattttcaacttcacaATGGAAACTTTGTCAGGTTTACTGTCAGGTTTCAATGCATTTGGGTTTAACCTACCCATCCCCGAATACGAAAATTTACTAGCAAAAACTTTCCTCATTTATGGAAGTGAATTCAATACTAAACTCTACTTTGATTTATTATTCGACCTATACCAGTACAAAAAAGACAGTTTTGAGAAAATGCTCATGAATCTGAATTTGGTTTCTCAGAGATTAAAGATATACCAAGAAATACATTCTAGAGACCCCAACTTCCAATTGCCTAATCACAGTGATACCATTAAACTTGACAGCGACGATGGCTTCGAAATCAAAAAGTCGATGGAGATGACTATGGTTAACCCCTTCAACGAAACTCGCTCATTGAGCAATGGAAGTGTGGTTCACAATTTTGACAATGTAGACATCAACGAAAACACCACGGAAGCAAAACTGTCCGGAATGACCCGAGTCATTAGCGTATATCAAGATACAGGAACAAACAAAGAAGCCGTTTCGCCTGTGAAAGAGGAGAgcgaagaggaggaagtcAAAACAACGCCTCCAAAAATAGACCTGAGTGGcattttcaacaagaacaagcaGATTAAACAAGAGGGGGATGGCGAGGTACcaggagaagaaatggacCATACTGTGAAATTTAGTCTGGCTCCTCCTCAAGTTATCAACGACGAGTTAGCTAAGGAAAACCAAGGTTATGTGACCGAAACTAAAAAGTCGCCAAACGTCAAGTCTCCTAACCCAACTATGCCATCAATATTAACTGAGTCAAATCAAAACAGCGAGCCATTTatcaagaaagaaaatgaaaaaatgGACATCCCTCATTTTACTGATTGTCCTCCGGGGGTCAGCCGAATGCTGGCATTAATTCCATACGACTCATTATCATCCTACCTCCATTTTAGCTTGCTAGTAGGTAGTTTGCACCACGCTTCTATGTCTCCCTTAGAAAAGATAAATATCCAGTTCAGTCATTTGCAAAAGGCAATTGGTAGAATAAGAAATGGTTCGTTTACACCAAAACATCTGACGTATCTTGTAGAGCCATTTCTTTCTCATACAGCATCCAGCGAGCAGTTTGTCCAATGGCTAGAAAAAGGTAGTGGATATACAACCTTACTGGAAATATGCCTAGTACTGCTCAAATCCACGGATGAAACCGTACAGATTCCAACCAATATGATAAGCAAAACAATTTTGCTGGCCCAATGCTTGTTTTACATGAGGAATGAACTGAAGACAAATGATTATGCATCACTTCATTTGTTAGATCAAATCTGGGAACAGTTGTGTTCGATTACAGACAAGGTTGCTAATCACGACAACGAAATTCACACTCTACTGGTGGAAACCAGGCGTCTGCTAGCAAATGTTGGGTATTTTGATTTGGGCGCCATCACAAAAATATTGGGCCAGCTGAATTTTGCTTCAAGTAATTTGAAAgacaaattcaacaaaaatgaaTCCTTCGCAACGGACCCAAAAAGCGGTGCAAGAGAGACTTTCTTACTTGGAGCTATTGTCGACATTCTTTCGATGCGAGAAAGCCTTGTGGATTCGAAAAATTACCTTTCTCAATTATCCGACATTGTACAAGCAATGGTATACTTTGTTTCTGCACAATCTACAGAGTGGCGACACGAAAGCTGCAAGGTCCTCGCTCGTGTTTACAAGCTGTCCTGCATGCAAAGCGAAATAAAGAGTGGCGACATCAGTACAATATTCAGTCCATTGGATAAACAGACGTACGACCTGATCAGATTCATGGAATCAAGAAACTAG
- the KNAG0H00900 gene encoding uncharacterized protein (similar to Saccharomyces cerevisiae YBR085C-A; ancestral locus Anc_3.320): MIDITTVEGYDDFVKNHKDFLVVLPEHSAEHAKSYIIENSNHKVIANIDDSVRKYLINRK, translated from the coding sequence ATGATCGATATCACTACAGTTGAAGGCTACGATGATTTTGTAAAGAACCATAAAGACTTTTTAGTGGTTCTCCCTGAACACTCAGCGGAGCACGCAAAGAGTTATATAATTGAAAACTCGAATCACAAAGTGATCGCGAACATTGATGATTCCGTGAGGAAATATTTGATCAACCGGAAGTAA
- the RIB1 gene encoding GTP cyclohydrolase II (similar to Saccharomyces cerevisiae RIB1 (YBL033C); ancestral locus Anc_3.319) — protein MTAMNTTEPTLPQVVCVARARIPTTQGPDIFLHLYSNDRDNKEHLAIVFGEDIRSRSLFKRQSPNETQQDRMIRGAYVGKLYPGRHVADVDEKLGMKLEFDSRTGELVFDPRTTWDGQNDTLVRIHSECYTGENAWSARCDCGEQFDRAGKLIACEHEKETGIIGGNGHGVIVYLRQEGRGIGLGEKLKAYNLQDLGADTVQANLMLKHPIDARDFSLGKSILLDLGINNVRLLTNNPDKIAQVEHEGILHCVERVPMVPIHWTDDNKGIDSKEIEGYLRTKIERMGHLLQKPLNLHTTPSTTISVPNLTPTK, from the coding sequence ATGACAGCTATGAATACTACAGAACCTACACTGCCACAAGTGGTTTGTGTCGCGAGAGCACGTATTCCAACAACACAGGGACCAGATATCTTTCTGCATTTGTACTCGAACGACAGAGACAACAAGGAGCATCTGGCGATCGTGTTTGGTGAGGATATACGGTCTAGGTCGCTGTTCAAGAGACAGTCACCCAATGAGACGCAGCAGGATAGGATGATCAGGGGTGCGTACGTCGGGAAACTGTACCCGGGGAGACACGTTGCTGATGTGGACGAGAAACTCGGGATGAAACTGGAGTTTGACAGCAGGACAGGGGAACTCGTTTTTGACCCAAGGACTACATGGGACGGACAGAATGATACACTCGTGAGGATCCACAGTGAGTGTTACACCGGGGAGAACGCGTGGAGTGCCAGGTGTGACTGTGGGGAACAGTTCGACAGGGCTGGGAAGTTGATCGCTTGTGAACACGAGAAGGAGACGGGGATCATTGGTGGTAACGGCCACGGTGTCATTGTGTACCTCAGACAGGAGGGCCGTGGGATCGGGCTGGgggagaaactgaaggCGTACAACCTGCAGGATCTAGGTGCAGACACGGTGCAGGCGAATCTGATGTTGAAACACCCTATCGACGCTAGGGACTTCTCCCTAGGGAAATCCATTCTGCTGGATCTAGGGATTAACAACGTCAGATTGCTGACGAACAACCCGGATAAGATCGCACAGGTGGAACATGAAGGTATACTACACTGCGTGGAGAGGGTGCCCATGGTGCCCATCCACTGGACAGATGACAACAAGGGTATCGACTCTAAGGAGATCGAGGGGTACCTCAGGACGAAGATCGAAAGAATGGGCCACCTGCTACAGAAACCACTCAACTTACACACAACTCCAAGCACAACGATATCGGTCCCAAATCTGACCCCAACCAAGTAA